A single window of Rhodospirillaceae bacterium DNA harbors:
- a CDS encoding GNAT family N-acetyltransferase, producing MIGVMVTFEAQNFSQDTWSDLVSGFDGLSLLQTWEHAEAKAQTGPWGVERGIFKIDGKTVGAAQAMIRTLPLIGGGLVWINRGPLWHSADIPFADLVAALKATYVDQRGFYLRIAPPLPGDDSFIPAATLTDEPGWASAMLDLSPSVEDLRQGLKQKWRNGLNKAERSGFEVEEGTDDALFTAFLDAHTEFSDAKGFATSVTPDFLRSLNDLSLEVGKLYTLVARLDGKVAGSALIARYGDTGEYLAGNTTDAGRRLNAGQLLLWRAVETLKHQGHRRFDLGGMDEVLTPKGIYRFKEGLGGIPYRLAPELELGGDSLRGRLVRWRVNKARAGS from the coding sequence ATGATCGGCGTTATGGTCACATTCGAGGCGCAAAACTTTTCGCAAGATACTTGGTCGGATTTGGTTTCCGGGTTCGATGGTCTCAGCTTGTTGCAGACTTGGGAGCACGCTGAAGCCAAAGCCCAAACCGGTCCCTGGGGTGTGGAGCGGGGAATATTTAAGATCGATGGCAAAACCGTCGGCGCTGCCCAAGCCATGATCCGGACTCTACCGTTGATCGGTGGCGGCCTCGTTTGGATCAATCGGGGTCCTTTGTGGCATTCAGCAGACATTCCCTTTGCTGATCTCGTTGCTGCCTTAAAAGCAACCTATGTGGATCAGAGAGGCTTTTACCTGCGGATTGCACCGCCTCTGCCAGGGGACGACTCATTTATTCCGGCCGCCACCTTAACCGATGAACCAGGCTGGGCTTCTGCCATGCTTGACCTATCGCCGTCGGTGGAGGATTTACGCCAAGGACTCAAACAGAAATGGCGGAATGGTCTCAATAAGGCGGAAAGATCTGGGTTTGAGGTCGAAGAGGGGACGGACGATGCGTTGTTCACCGCGTTCTTGGACGCGCATACAGAATTTTCAGACGCCAAGGGGTTTGCGACAAGCGTGACGCCCGATTTTCTGCGGAGCTTGAATGATCTGTCGCTTGAGGTTGGAAAACTTTATACGTTGGTTGCGCGTTTAGACGGCAAGGTGGCAGGGTCCGCTTTGATAGCGCGATACGGCGACACAGGAGAGTATCTTGCGGGCAATACGACAGATGCGGGGCGGCGGTTGAACGCGGGGCAGTTGTTGTTATGGCGCGCCGTTGAGACGCTTAAGCACCAAGGTCACCGTCGTTTCGATTTGGGGGGCATGGACGAAGTCCTGACGCCAAAGGGCATCTATCGGTTTAAGGAGGGACTTGGCGGTATACCTTATCGCCTCGCCCCGGAACTCGAACTCGGTGGCGACAGTTTGCGGGGGCGGTTGGTGCGGTGGCGGGTGAATAAGGCCAGAGCAGGGTCATGA